Genomic window (Chitinophagales bacterium):
AGCAATTAATGAAAATTCCTGCTTGTATTTTTATTACCAGTTATCCAGAATATGCTGTAGAAAGTTTTGATGTAGATGCATTGGATTTTATGGTAAAACCTATTAATAAAGCTCGGTTTGATAAAGCAATACAACGATTGGTAGATTATTACACCATTAAACGAAAAGCAGATATTTTATCACATTCATTAGATACAGAAAACATAATTATTAAACAAGGATCTGACCAAATTAAACTACAACTATATGAAATTCTGTATCTCGAAGCAATGAAAGACTATACTGCAATAGTAACAAATAACAAAAAATATATGGTGTTAGATGTTTTAGGTAATTTGATTAAAAACAAAGCATTTAAAAATTTTATTCGCATACACCGAAGCTATGCTATTCAAAAACACTATGTTACTAAATACAACAATAATGAAATTGAATTAGACAATAACAGTACTTTGCCTATTGGAAGAAGTTATAAAGACACTATAAAAGAGTTGTTTCATCAATAATTAACAAATATGAGATACTCTTTTCTTCTTTTCTTGTTTTTTAGTATCTCTTCTTCTTTGATTGCACAAGAAAATTTCTATATCGATTCCTTAAAAAAAGAATATACACAAACAACTATTGATACATTTCAAGCAAAATTATTAAACCAAATTTGCAGATACTACGAACAAACCAATATAGATTCTGCTTTTAAGTATGCTAATATTGGATTAAAACTGACCAAAAAAATGCAATGGAAAAAAGGCATTGCTGCATTTTATACTAGTTTTGGAAACACTTATTCCAATCAAGGAAAAAGTGATACTGCAATATTATATTATAAAAAATCACTAGCATTAAATATTAAAAACAACGACACAATTAATATGGCTTCTTCTTATAATAATTTAGGATCTATTGCCAACTCACAAAGTGATTATATAACAGCTACTAATTATTATAATAAATCATTACAACTAGCAATTGCTTCAAAAAACAATATTAATATTTGTTATGCAATGCAAAATTTAGCATTGGTATATGCTATACAGCGTAATTTTAAAAAAGCATTTGAGTATATAAATCAAGCTATCAATGCAGCTAGTAAAACTAATGAAGAAAGTTTATTAATAAATCCATATGCTTTATTAGCTAATATTTATTCTGATATCAATCAATATGATTCCGCTATATTTTACTATCAAAAAGCACTGCTTATTACCAAAACTTACGATTATAAAACAGATGAAGCAGAAATATTAAACAGTTTAGGAACTATTTATATGAACTTAAAGCAATACAATAATGCTATAAATGCGTATTTGTCTTCAGAAAAAATATGGAATACTTACGATGAACATGCTGAGTCTGCTATTATAAATAAAGGTTTTATTGGCGATTTTTATCAAAAAATGGCATTTTTAAAATTGAATAATGATAAAGAAGCAATTCAACAAATACCAACAGCTACACAACAATTATTACAGTTGAGTATTCAATACAATAAAGAAGCAATGGAAGGTGCAAAAAGCTTAAATAACAAAGCACTGCTTTCTAATTTTCTAGAAAGTATTTCAGAAGCATATACCTCTATTGGCAACTACAAATTAGCGTATGAAAATTATAAAGCATCGATTGAAATAAATGATTCTATTTTTTCGCAAGAGAATAAAAACAAAATAGCACAATTAGAAAGTCAGCATGAAATGGATAAAAAGAATGCTGAAATTAAACAACAACAAGCTAATATTAAGGCACAACGAAAAAACTTATTAATATTATTTATTGTATTGATTGCTGTTATATTAATTGGATTTTTATTTTATAG
Coding sequences:
- a CDS encoding response regulator transcription factor; protein product: MNAKAKISCFVVDDNFIDRKTTLAFLKQYEFIEILGEFESPVDALNAIEEQQPFVLFLDIDMPEMSGLDLRKQLMKIPACIFITSYPEYAVESFDVDALDFMVKPINKARFDKAIQRLVDYYTIKRKADILSHSLDTENIIIKQGSDQIKLQLYEILYLEAMKDYTAIVTNNKKYMVLDVLGNLIKNKAFKNFIRIHRSYAIQKHYVTKYNNNEIELDNNSTLPIGRSYKDTIKELFHQ
- a CDS encoding tetratricopeptide repeat-containing sensor histidine kinase, coding for MRYSFLLFLFFSISSSLIAQENFYIDSLKKEYTQTTIDTFQAKLLNQICRYYEQTNIDSAFKYANIGLKLTKKMQWKKGIAAFYTSFGNTYSNQGKSDTAILYYKKSLALNIKNNDTINMASSYNNLGSIANSQSDYITATNYYNKSLQLAIASKNNINICYAMQNLALVYAIQRNFKKAFEYINQAINAASKTNEESLLINPYALLANIYSDINQYDSAIFYYQKALLITKTYDYKTDEAEILNSLGTIYMNLKQYNNAINAYLSSEKIWNTYDEHAESAIINKGFIGDFYQKMAFLKLNNDKEAIQQIPTATQQLLQLSIQYNKEAMEGAKSLNNKALLSNFLESISEAYTSIGNYKLAYENYKASIEINDSIFSQENKNKIAQLESQHEMDKKNAEIKQQQANIKAQRKNLLILFIVLIAVILIGFLFYRLSQIRKQRNQELRLLNTQLDNANKTKAKFFSILSHDLRSPVASLINFLQLQQIDSSILSETEKEEQQHKTMHAVTSLLDVMEGVLLWSKGQMEHFTPEKKQTNINNLFKYIENYFITVTNIKITFLNSDNLFLYTDENYVKTIMHNLTQNAVQELKENEHGKIEWKAKKENNQIILSITDNGKGMNEAQMQKFEANTNINSKKHGLGLYIIKDMATAIDCEITIQSKVNEGTTINLHF